The genomic segment TCATCGCTCCCTTCGGCGGTAGTTTCTTGGCATCGATTGGCAATTCCATGCTGGGCAGCGTGGTCAGTCAGACTGTGGGCTTCGCCACCGGAATCCAGGATTCCTTCAGCTGGAAGAGCGTGGCATTGGCAGGTGTCAGCTCCGTTGTTGGCGCTGGCGTTGCCGATGTCTTCGGTCAAGGCGCAGTCGCGGGCAGCCAGTTCCTTGGCGATGTCGTGCGTGGCGCGGTCTCCAGCGCAGTGACCCAAGGGATCGGTGTAGCGACCCATCTCCAGGACAAGTTCAGTTGGGCAGGTGTCGCGGCGGCGGGCATGGCGGCGGGCGTTGGCGGGGCAGTGCAGCGCGGGCTCAACAGCAAAAACGGCAGTTTCGGAAAAGATGGATCCTGGAGTTGGGACAAGGACTTCCAGCCCGGTCAGATCTCGCAAGCGGTCGCAGGGGGCGCATCACTCATCGCCAGCGCCGCCACACGAAGCGCGATCGAAGGCACCAGTTTCGGTGACAATCTCATCGCGGGTCTTCCCGACGTGATCGGACAAGTGCTGGCGAGGGCGGTCGTCGCGGCGGCAAAAGGAAATGGTACATCCGAAGTGCCGGCGATCGAAATTGCAAACGTCAACTACGATCCCGCGCGGGGGCCCTGTTTTGTGGCAGGCACTTTGGTAGCCACAGCCTCCGGGGCGCTCCCCATTGAAGATCTGCGAGTGGGCGATTTGGTCTATTCCAGAAATGATAGGGACGTCAACGGTGCCGTTTCGGAACGAAAGATCATCGAGCGGTACAGGTTTGAGAACAAAGACGTTATCGAAATCGTATTCCAAGGCGAGAAGGGGGCAGAGGAAACAATTATTGCGACCAAGGAGCACCCATTCTACGTGGTTGGAAGCGGTTGGGTGGCAACGGGCGATCTGACGATCGGGATCGAAGTCATCAATCAATTCGGAAGAAAGTACCGGATTTCTTCGCTGAATGCTCTTCCCGACAAGGCGGACGTCTACAACTTTGCCGTCGAAATCGATCATACCTACTTCGTCGGAAACAGCCGGATTTGGGTGCACAATGAGTATTTGACCGTTGGCAATGCGGTGATCAACACCGTCAAGGCTGAGACCAACGGAAAAAGAGAGCGCATCGACGGCCCTGAAGCTCCTAAGGAATTGCTTGAGGCGATGGGGGCGGATGAAGCGCGATTTGTTAAAGAAGGCGACCTTTACGGATACGAATTATACAAAGACGGAAAAGCGTTCCGTGCAATTGATGTCGCTCTTATGGGAAATGCGGCTCAATCCTATTTAAGTGAGCAGCTTAATGGACTGGATACTTTTTCGGCTACCAACCGGTTCGTCGACTGGAGCCGGGAAATTTCCGCTAATTTGACCGACTCCGGAATATCGACGAACGGGTTGAGCGGCGGTGCGGCTGCATTGGTATTCGCTCATAGCTTGACCGAATACGATGGATCTGGGGACTCGTCGTTCCTCGGTGCTTTGAAATCTGCGTGGTCGGGTTTCGTTGATTGGCTTTCTGGGCCGTCGGCGCTCTTCAATGAGTTGCCAAGGGCGTCAACTATCGTGACGTCGGTCGCGCCTATGCAAATCTCCGGAACGGGAGCGGAAGCAAGCTTGGCGATCGCCATGGCGGCGTCACAGGATGTGAGTCCTTGGTTGCGAGATGAGGCGACCCTGATGCGACCGGCCACCCGCGCTGACGACCTAGAATTTGGGCTGAATCTCTTGGGCGTCTTGGGGCTAATTGCGCCGGAGTTTCGTGCCGCTTCTCCGGTAGCGAGGATCGGCAGCATTGATCTGAGAGTGGCCGGAGCCGCAGAGAGGGGTGTTTGGAGGCTCAATCCTTTCGCGCGTGGTCAGCAGATCGAACAGGCGCTTGGTCACAATCTTCCCGGTAACTTCCCGGTTATCGACAAGTTTGAGAATGGGCTGGCGACGAGTATCAAAAGCGTCGATCTGGATGCTGTGACGTATCAGAGCGGTTCCACCCTAACCCGAACGCTCAACGGCTACGTGGATACGGTGGCAGAGTTTCAGGGCAGGACTTGGGCTGGTGTTCGAATCCGCCCTCAGGACATTTCTGGGCGCGCGCTTGATCTCGCTATCCCCCATAGCGGATCGTCGGCGCAGCAGGCTATCATCAATCAGACAGTGGAGTATGGAGCCTCACGCGGTGTTTCGGTAAATGTCATACTCTTTCCATGACGAGAGCGAGGTTCGATGAAGGCTGCAACTATCTATGAGCGTGGAGGTAAGATTTACGTCCACAGCTCGTCGAAGACTACTGCCGGTATATGGGTTATCAATGATCCGGTTATGATAGTCGAGAAAGATGATGTCGAGGAGTTGGGGCTATCCGTAAGGCGATGCTTGGATGCGTCGCGTGAGGGTGTTCCGCATCCGAAATCTTTTGCGAATCTGTTCGATCCAGTTCTCGCGCTCGCTGGGGTGAAGTCGTTCAATACGTTCGTGAAGTCTGCGAAATGTGTTGAGGTCGAGATGGTAGGTGAAACGGCTACCTTAATACCTACTCGAAATGAGGGAGCTGAAGACGGGTTTGTGCCCTTATTTGGAAAAGCGCAGGCTGCAGTTGACACGAATAAGGCTGTAGGCTCAGCAGCAGTCGCTGCACTCGCAATAGCGGTGTGAACAAGGGCGAGGCCCTGCCTCACTTGGTCCTGGTGATCTGACGCTGGCGGGTGCTGTCAAAGGGATGGCTCGAGCGGCGACTGAGTGCTAGCCGCGGCAGATGAGCAAAGCCGCCAATCCGTTCAGATATTTTCATTCATCGCCCGAGATCATCCGGATGGTGGTGATGCTCTACGAGCGATATCCGCTGTCATTGCGGAACGTCGAGGATCTGCTCTTCTCGCATGGATATGATCTTTGTCATGAGACGGTGCGGCTTTGGTGGAACCGGTTCGGGCCGATGTTCGCTGCCGAGATCCGCAGGCAGCGCGTGAGCCACATGCGTGGCTTCCGGCACTGGCGGTGGCATCTTGATGAAATGTACGTCAAGTTGAATGGCGAGATGGTTTACCTCTGGCGCGCCGTTGATCATGAAGGTGAGGTCCTGGAATCCTTTGTGACGAAGAAACGGGACAAATCCGCGGCTTCGGCGTTCATGAAGAAGGCGCTGAAGCGCCACGGCAAGCCCAAGAAGATTGTGACTGACGGGCTTCGATCCTACCCTGCTGCGATGCGCGACCTGGGCAATCTCGATCGTCGCGAGATTGGGAGGTGGTTGAACAATCGGGCTGAGAATTCACATTTGCCGTTCCGAAGACGAGAGCGGGCAATGCTGAGGTTTCGACGAATGAAATCGCTACAGAAATTCGCTTCGGTCCAAGCCTCATTGCACAACCATTTCAACTCGGAACGCCACCTCGTCGATCGTCAAACCTACAAGATCCGTCGCTCGGCCGCCCTGGCCGAGTGGCAGTCGCTTTTGGCCTGACGTAACGATGGTCTCGCCGTAGCTGCGCCGTTCGGAGACAAGTTGCCATCCGACTGACAGCACCTTCGTGACTATTTTAGCGTTCGGCCTAATGACCGCAACGGGTCGTGTCCGGAATGCCGAGAAGTAGGGGGGCGAATGCCGGGCCAATGACAGGGCTGGGAACGCGTATCTGTCTTTCAGGCGCGAACGCAGGCTCTAGGGATCCGGGCACTCGCCGATTGGTTCCAGGGCGCCTTGCGGGCTCTGCCCCTGCCAATGGGGATTGAGGCGGGCGGTGCGATGGCCTTCCAGCGATACGGAATAATCGCTCAGGTCGGGGTGGGCTTCGTAAAGATCGGTGGTCACAAATTGCGCGCCCGATTTGAGCGCTGCGGTCAATCGGGATGTGTCGCCCGTGCGGGCTTCCTTGAGGTCGGCATCGGCGCGCGTGCGAACGATGAAGCCGGCATCTACAAGCCCGCAGATCTTGTCGTATTGTTTCAGCGGATCGTTCTCCACAAACACCGCCGCATGGGGCTGTTCGGGCGAAACCGACTTGACGAACAGCAGCTTGCCTTCCAGCGCCTTGCTGCGGTCCAGATATGTCTTGATGACGCTTTCGCCTTCGTCGACCAGGAAGAACACTTTCCCCCGCGTATCATGCAAGCTGGGCCAGCCGTGCTTGCGTAGCGCCTCGGGCAAGGTCGCTTCTCCCCGGCGTACGTCGTCGGGGGTCACGATCCTGTCGCGGACGAAGACCGACAGAATCTCTGTTTCCAGTGCGGCAAAGACCTTCCTGCTTACCGGCAATGGCCGGACAGTCCCCTCGAAATCGATAGTTTCCTGCTTGGTGTTGAACATGATCAACAGCGGTACATGGCCGGGGTGCGCCTGCGACCATGCGCTGATCTCGCCAAGGCAGGAAACCAGCGTGGCGCAACTGGACCGCACATCGATATCCTGCATATGCATGACCTTGAACCCCGGCCATTGCATCGGCGTGGCATCGTAGGGAGCAGCGCCCCGGGTTCCGGCCGTCAGCCGCGGGCCGAGCGGATCGGCGTAACGGCCGCCATCGGGGTCGTAATAGACGTCCAGCTCCAGCTGACGCATTCCGCGATCAAGCTGATCGGCAAGCGGCGCATGGCCATAATCCCAGCCGTGGGACGGGCCGCGCCGGATATGCTCGATCAGCTTGAGTTCCGGCGGTGTTGGCCGCTGGTGATAGCTGTTGTGCGAACCGATCGTCTGAATCCGGTTCATGGGCATATCGTCGAACATCGAGCCGCAGGGGCCTTCGATATCCGCATCGGACTGGCAATCGTTCTGCGCGGGCGGCGGCATAGGCACGGGCTGGGGCTGGCTCTGGCCATGGACAACAGAAGCACTGGTGCAGGCGAGTAGCCCGGCAAAGGCAAGTTTCAAACGCATGGATGGATTATCCCCGCACTGAGATAGAGAGCGGGGCGCCCGCACCCGATTGTGCCGACGCCCCGAAGGATCAGAAACGATAGGTGGCGCCAAGGAAGAAGGAGCGGCCGAACTCGTTCTCTTCATAGATATACTGGAAGCCCGGCCCCTGCATCTTGCGCCGATTGGCGTTCGTCAGGTTCTTCGCTTCAAGTTCCACCCGCAGTTTGTCGGTCACCTTGTATTGCAGCTTGGCATCGATGGTTTGCCAATCGGTCCAGCGGGTCTGGCTCTTGAGATTGACCGCGGTCTCGTCGGAATTGAGGCTTACGCCGTCCTGATAACCGCCCAGGAAATTATAGGCGACGCGGGTTTCCAGCCGGTTCGTCCATTCGTAGCTGACGGCGACATTGGCCACGAATTTCGACTGGTAAGGCAGGAAGGCCAGTTCCAGATTGTCGCTATACTTCATCCGGGCACGGGTGAGCAGGGCGTTGGCATTGAAGCCCAGCCGGTCAAACGGCTTGGGCAGGAAGCTCAGATCGGACAGCACAATCTGCGCCTCGGCACCCCAGACCCGCGCGTTCTCGGCGTTCTGCGGCTGTTTGACCCGCACGTCCTCATACAGGACACCATCATAGACAAGGTCCATCACGCTGGTGCGGGTGACGATCTCATCCTGGATATATTTGTAGAAGGCCCCGACCATGATCAGGTTCTTTCGGCCGCTGAAGTAATATTCCAGAGCGCCATCCAGATTGGAGGAACGACGCGGCTTCAGATCGGGGTTGCCGCGTGTCGCTGACGTCAGTTCGTCATCCGCGTTGAACGATACGCTTTCACCCGATTTGGCCACTTGCTCGGGATTGGGACGGCCCAGCGTTTGGCTGAAGGCCAGCTTCAGGCGCAAGTCGTCGGCCAGCGCATAACGGAAGCTGACACTGGGGCTCAGTGCGCGGTAACCACCCTTGATGTCCTGGCGGCTGTAGAGATCATGCGGAGAAGCTTCCTCCACCGCATTGTACCAACCGCGCACATCCACATCTTCATAGCGCAGGCCGGCGGCCAGCTTCATTCGATCGGTGGCGTAAGTGCCCATGGCGTAGACCGCCTTGATGGTCTCGCCATAGGCGCTGTCGTCCTGGCGATCATATTCATAGGAACTGTTCACATCCTCTGTCTGGCTCATCACTTCCTGCCAGCGCTGGAAATCGAGCAACAGCATGGGCTGCCCGTCGCGCCCGGAAATTTCGAAATCGCTCAGATAGGTGAAGTCGTAATCGGAAATGCCGGTGTTCGTGCCTCGCACGCCGCGGATGCGGCCATCGTCACGCGTGCGATAGAGATCGGTAATCTTGATCCCGGTCTTGAAGCCCAGGCCCAACTCGCCCTGCGTGTGCCAGTCGTAATCCGCCTTGAAATCGATCACCCGCTCCTCGCTATGGCGCGAGCGAATGTCGTTGGAGGTGACGTTCACGTAGCTGGGGCTGGAATACCACGCCGTGGTCGATGCTTCATTTGGGATCAGGCGCCAGAAGGTGTCCGATGTGTCGTAAGTGCCGGCAATATTGGTCGCCGTGCGAATGCTGACGTCGGGGAAGGCATCATCCTTCAGCCTGTGCTGGCTGTAGCCGAGATCCATGCTCAGCTTGCCGTCATTGCTCCATGTATGGTCGCCGTGAAGCTTGGAACTGATCTGGCGTCGATTGTTCGGGAAATAGGCTGCCTGGATTTCACCATAACCCTTCGCGAAGGTGCCAGAGGTGGCGTCCGTCACCTTCATGTTGCTTTCGCTGATCCCGCGGATGCCGTGCATGAAACGGTTTTCGGATTCGTTCATCGTGTAGAGCGCGCCGGTCCAGGCCAGATAGGTCATCGGATCGGGCTTCCATTCCAGCTTGGCCACGACGCCCGCGCGCTCGACCGCATTGGTATAGGCATAGGCACGAATTTCCCGTGGGACGACCGTATCGCCCACCCCATCGCCATCCTCGTCGGCCCCGAGATAGCCGAGCGTATTGTACTGGGTTTTGTATTGGTGGCGGTTCTTGTAATAATAGCTTCCGCCCAGAACGAAGCCGAACTGGTCATCCGAACCGAAATGGTCGCTGACGGTCAGATCGGCCTGATAGCCCAGCGTGTCGGCGCTGTTGGCGTCTCCCACCGGAACGGCCGTGGGTGTGTCATTGGCGGTGAAGTAATTCAGCTTGGCGCGCGCGACGAGATAAAGGCCCCTGGCATCGAAGGCAGACCGGGTGTCGGTGTTGAAATGGGCGCCCACCCAGCCAAGGTCCTGATCGGACATATGGGATTTGTAGACTTCCAGCCGCTTGAGCGCGGTGGAAGGAATGGCCTGCATGTTGATGTTGCGCGAGCCATCGCCATAGCCGCCGATGGTGGACATCACCATGCCGTCAAAGGTCGTGAGATTGTAGGAGACGGGCAGGCCACGCGCCGTCATGAACTGGCCTTCGTCCTCGTCGTAAATTGCCGAAACGCCGGCAATTCGGCGCATGGCTTCCGGGATGTTGAAATCAGGAAGTTGGCCGACATCATCCACGTTCACGGAGTCGTAGATTTCGTCCATCTCGTATTTGCGGGCAATATTCGACTGATCGACAGCCCTCTCACCCACAACCACGATTTCATCTGCAAGTGCGGGAGCTGCTTCTGCCAGTGGCTGGGCAGTCGCGGCCGAACTCGCTTTGCCTGCTGGCTTTGTGTCGGGCTTGGGCTTGGCCGTGTTCCGGGCCTTGTCTCCGACAACCAGATAAGTGCTTCCACGTTTTTGATAGGTGAGGCCCGACCCGTGCAGAAGCCGGGCCAGCGCCGTTTCGACCGAAGATACGCCTTGAATTGCCGGCGCTTTCTTGCCGCGCAACAAGGCCTGATCATACAATATCTGAGCGCCGTATTGACGGGATAGGGCGTTGAGAGAATCCTCCAAGGTTCCGGAGTGAAGGTCGATGGCTTCCTTCGCCAACGTCGGCGATGCGGCTGCAACAGCGCCAATAGCAAGAGCGAATGCGGCGACCCCCGCATGAAGCGAGCTCTGGAACGTTGACACTATGTATTCCCCTGTGTGCAAGTTGATTGGGTTCGGGGGAAGACGCAGCCAGTGCCGAAATTTGCCAAAGTTTTTTGTTGCAGATTTATGGCAGTCTGCGGGTGAAGAGCGCGGCCTGCAGCTCAGTTGCCTGAAACGATCAGGCCATCATCGCCGCGTCGCACGCGAAACTCATGGATGATAGCCAGATTTTCAAGCTGGCCCGCCGGATCGGTCAGACGAATCCGGCCGCCGACCAGCTTGTTTGCGAGGCTTTCATCGGCAATGGTGATGGGCAAAGGCGAGAGCGTTTGCAGATCGGCCACCACCTGCCTCAGGGGCGCTCCCTTGTATTCCACCCACTCATTTCGCCAGCGGGCGACATCGTCGGGTGCCACATCCGCTATCCGGCGCAGTCCCGCCGGGCCAAGGCTGGCCGCCTGTTTCTGAACCAGTCTGATCGGCTGGCCAAACCAGCCATTGCGACCGAATTCGACCACACCCGAAGCCACTGTGACGCGGACATTCCCGGGCCTGCTCGAAACCTCGAAGCTCGTGCCGAGGTCAACGATGCGGGCGCCTCCAGTATCGATTCTGAAGGGCCGCCGCTCATCATGGGCGACATTGGCAAAGATCGCGCCCTGGGTAAGCTCAACCACTCGGTCATGGCGCGTATAGCGCACCGTCACATGTGCACCGCCTGCCAGGAAGATCTGCGTTCCGTCCGCAAGTTCGACCTCGCGGATATCTTCGCCGTTTACTGCAAACTTCTGCGGCTGGGCGAGCTGCAACTCAACCATGGGCATGGCTTTGTAACCGCCTGCCATGACCAGCACGGCGACCACTGCCCCTGCGACAAGTTTGCGTCTGGAAGCGGATCGCCGGTCAAACCGGTGCAGGGCGGCGTCCATGTCCTCTCCCATGATGTGCTGCCACATAGTGTCGAACACCAGAGGGCGCCGGGAATCCCCGGCGAGCCAGGACTGAAAGGCGGACTCGTCGAACGGCTCGCCGCTGGTGCGCCGGTCTATCCATTCCGCTGCCTGGAACTCAAGGGAACTAGTCTCGGACAGGGCCGCCTCGTTTTTCAATTTTCTCGATCGCCAGATGCAAGTCCACAATCGCACGCGCCATGTGGTGACTGACAGCACTGGCAGAAAGCCCCATCGCTGCCACGACTTCACCCGCAGATTGCCCGCGCACACGGCGACGGATGAAGACTTCCCGGCGCAGGCGCGGCATCTTGCCCAGAACATCCGCCACGAGCCCGATCAGTTGCCGTCGTTCAATTTGCTGATCCGCAGTCGGCATCGGACAGGGAATTGTCTCGCACAATTCAACAACCGGAACACGGGTGACGCGGCGGAAATGGTCCCGCACCAGATTCAGCGAGATGCGGCGCAGAAAGGCTGGCCGGTTGGTAATGGTATTGTCCGGTTTGGCCTCAAAGGTCAGCATCCGCAGATAGGCTTCCTGCACGATGTCTTCGCTCAGCGCAGAATCACGCACCTGCCGGCCGACATAGTCCAGCAGAGCGGCGTGTTGCGCGTGAAATCGGGATGCAGTGCCAGCCATCGCGGCGCGCTGATACGGACCTCAAATGACAATTGCATTTCGCCCAGCCTGCATCACCGGCCGACAGGCCAGTAATGCTTGCCCCTTAAACTGATCGATTTGTCCGCCAGTGTGATCCTCACTCACGGATACCCCTTCGAATGACGGTGTTGACGTCTTCGGCCCGGATTTCGTTCGGAAATGCTGGTGCTGACGCCCTGGTCCTGCAAGAGATAAAGCGGACTAGCTAGTCTGATAATTGATTTGCATACGCAGAAGTCTGGAAAACTTTTGCGAGATGGACATGGGCAGATCTCTTCCCCTTCTTCTGATCCATCCTCACGCCATTCTGGCTGCCAAGGTCAGCCACACAGCGTGGCATATGATCTCAAGCGGAAAGCGATGGCGCTTGAAGGATAGGGGCTTCGTAGCCCGCTGTTTAGACACGAAAATTCGTGAAGTGGAGACGAGCTGCGGTTAGGCTGAAAGCACAGGTTTAACTGCCGACGTTGTCGGGCAATGACACTTGCATCCGCCTGGAGGCGGCAACAATTTTTCGGGCCAACTTCCTGGTGATCAGAGGAGCTATATTATATCTTTTAATGGATATCACACAGGATCTAGTCCGAGAGATTTGATATTTTATATTGGCGGTGAGGATGGAGGTTTTGATAATTTTTATAGATAGCCTATAACGAATTAATTATAAATATAAAGAATATGTGGGATTTTTGTCGAAAATTAAATTAATGTATGGAAAATAATGATGAGGAAAATATTTTTCATTGCAACATTGTTTATCATTTCTTCATGTATTAATAATAATAATTATTTAAATGGGGTTGATACTCCGATTAATTACCTTACGCAATTCATCCGTTCGTCCACTGATTATTCGTCTTCTTCCGCTCCGGAGCGCGCAAGGGTGAAGATATTTCTGGGAAATCCGGAGAATGATTATTTCCAGTTTGGAACATTTTTGAATAACGAGGAGATGCCCGAGTTGGGGTGTCGCGGCAATGTTGAAATTATGGTCATTTACGATAAGGAAATTGGGCCTCGTAACATTATAGGAAAGCGAGGTCATCCGGAGGCGCCATATCGGGAAGCTATTGTTTCAGGAATTCCTAAGAAAGGTGATTTCAGTACGATTTTCGGGGCGCTCTTATTTACTGCGAATTTCGTGATCGAAGATGCTCGTATAGAGAGTTATACGG from the Erythrobacter sp. SG61-1L genome contains:
- a CDS encoding IS6 family transposase, translated to MSKAANPFRYFHSSPEIIRMVVMLYERYPLSLRNVEDLLFSHGYDLCHETVRLWWNRFGPMFAAEIRRQRVSHMRGFRHWRWHLDEMYVKLNGEMVYLWRAVDHEGEVLESFVTKKRDKSAASAFMKKALKRHGKPKKIVTDGLRSYPAAMRDLGNLDRREIGRWLNNRAENSHLPFRRRERAMLRFRRMKSLQKFASVQASLHNHFNSERHLVDRQTYKIRRSAALAEWQSLLA
- a CDS encoding Ca2+-dependent phosphoinositide-specific phospholipase C, which codes for MRLKLAFAGLLACTSASVVHGQSQPQPVPMPPPAQNDCQSDADIEGPCGSMFDDMPMNRIQTIGSHNSYHQRPTPPELKLIEHIRRGPSHGWDYGHAPLADQLDRGMRQLELDVYYDPDGGRYADPLGPRLTAGTRGAAPYDATPMQWPGFKVMHMQDIDVRSSCATLVSCLGEISAWSQAHPGHVPLLIMFNTKQETIDFEGTVRPLPVSRKVFAALETEILSVFVRDRIVTPDDVRRGEATLPEALRKHGWPSLHDTRGKVFFLVDEGESVIKTYLDRSKALEGKLLFVKSVSPEQPHAAVFVENDPLKQYDKICGLVDAGFIVRTRADADLKEARTGDTSRLTAALKSGAQFVTTDLYEAHPDLSDYSVSLEGHRTARLNPHWQGQSPQGALEPIGECPDP
- a CDS encoding TonB-dependent receptor, encoding MAKEAIDLHSGTLEDSLNALSRQYGAQILYDQALLRGKKAPAIQGVSSVETALARLLHGSGLTYQKRGSTYLVVGDKARNTAKPKPDTKPAGKASSAATAQPLAEAAPALADEIVVVGERAVDQSNIARKYEMDEIYDSVNVDDVGQLPDFNIPEAMRRIAGVSAIYDEDEGQFMTARGLPVSYNLTTFDGMVMSTIGGYGDGSRNINMQAIPSTALKRLEVYKSHMSDQDLGWVGAHFNTDTRSAFDARGLYLVARAKLNYFTANDTPTAVPVGDANSADTLGYQADLTVSDHFGSDDQFGFVLGGSYYYKNRHQYKTQYNTLGYLGADEDGDGVGDTVVPREIRAYAYTNAVERAGVVAKLEWKPDPMTYLAWTGALYTMNESENRFMHGIRGISESNMKVTDATSGTFAKGYGEIQAAYFPNNRRQISSKLHGDHTWSNDGKLSMDLGYSQHRLKDDAFPDVSIRTATNIAGTYDTSDTFWRLIPNEASTTAWYSSPSYVNVTSNDIRSRHSEERVIDFKADYDWHTQGELGLGFKTGIKITDLYRTRDDGRIRGVRGTNTGISDYDFTYLSDFEISGRDGQPMLLLDFQRWQEVMSQTEDVNSSYEYDRQDDSAYGETIKAVYAMGTYATDRMKLAAGLRYEDVDVRGWYNAVEEASPHDLYSRQDIKGGYRALSPSVSFRYALADDLRLKLAFSQTLGRPNPEQVAKSGESVSFNADDELTSATRGNPDLKPRRSSNLDGALEYYFSGRKNLIMVGAFYKYIQDEIVTRTSVMDLVYDGVLYEDVRVKQPQNAENARVWGAEAQIVLSDLSFLPKPFDRLGFNANALLTRARMKYSDNLELAFLPYQSKFVANVAVSYEWTNRLETRVAYNFLGGYQDGVSLNSDETAVNLKSQTRWTDWQTIDAKLQYKVTDKLRVELEAKNLTNANRRKMQGPGFQYIYEENEFGRSFFLGATYRF
- a CDS encoding FecR domain-containing protein, with translation MKNEAALSETSSLEFQAAEWIDRRTSGEPFDESAFQSWLAGDSRRPLVFDTMWQHIMGEDMDAALHRFDRRSASRRKLVAGAVVAVLVMAGGYKAMPMVELQLAQPQKFAVNGEDIREVELADGTQIFLAGGAHVTVRYTRHDRVVELTQGAIFANVAHDERRPFRIDTGGARIVDLGTSFEVSSRPGNVRVTVASGVVEFGRNGWFGQPIRLVQKQAASLGPAGLRRIADVAPDDVARWRNEWVEYKGAPLRQVVADLQTLSPLPITIADESLANKLVGGRIRLTDPAGQLENLAIIHEFRVRRGDDGLIVSGN
- a CDS encoding RNA polymerase sigma factor, giving the protein MAGTASRFHAQHAALLDYVGRQVRDSALSEDIVQEAYLRMLTFEAKPDNTITNRPAFLRRISLNLVRDHFRRVTRVPVVELCETIPCPMPTADQQIERRQLIGLVADVLGKMPRLRREVFIRRRVRGQSAGEVVAAMGLSASAVSHHMARAIVDLHLAIEKIEKRGGPVRD